AGTAAGTAAAAATGGACTTTCCTCAAATTGACTCCATGTAAGTATTCTCTCTGTCTATTGTATTGTCTTGAAATGCAATGCAAAATGCACAGTTTAAATGAATTTTGATACAGGTGTACTCAGTTTTCTCAACTAACAtgacaatgcaaaaaaaaaaaaaaaaaaaaaaaatccaaagaTCTTAAAAGTGgaattcattttttgtttttgttttgcataAATAAACGTTCCAAAAATGGTTTTCACAGTGAAGCCATATAcgaaccattttgggttccccaaagaaccttttaaaaatctaaagaattattttttactataaagaaccttttgtggaatggaaaggttccattgatgttaaaggttcttcatggaaccatcaatggcaataaagaacctttactTTTAAGAGTCTggtttaatatataacaaggacatttttttttttaaaactaaacttctcttggttttcttttacagaattgAATAAAACAAGGCTTATACTTATTGTTAAAAGAATCATTAACACTTTAACAATAAGGTtcaaacattagttaatgtattaactaacatgaactaaccatgagcaatacatttgttactgcatTTACTCATTTTCGTATTtagataatgaaaatacagttcatTGTTTGCTCATGTTAGtgcacagtgcattaactaatgttaacaagattttaataatgtattagtaaatgttgaaattaacattaacaaagattaataaatgatgtataagtgcagttaattattagttcatgttaactaatgaaccttattgtaaagtgttaccaaagaaTCCTCAAAAGGAGCTTCCCAAATAAAGATCAACCCTGCACGGCAGTGATGATTCCTATTGGAAAAGTCAATGGGGGTTGTGCATTGTATGGTGATACTCAAGCTTGATACCACTACGAATCCACGGACCATTCATCTTGAGAACCACCTAATGACTGAGCCAATCATAATACTCAACTATGCTTCACCATAGTCTTAAAAAAGGCCAAGAAAAAACACACCCTGAGCATGTGCCAAGCCCAAGACAAAAACAGAATGAAACTGTGAAATCAGAGAATGAAACGCAAGTACATCCCAAAAAGCCCCGGCATACATGTACTGCAAACAACGTCTGAATGCTGACCGGCCTCAAcatgtgtgtaaatgtgcaTCTTAATGTTGCTTGTCTAGCTTGAACATAAACCAAACTACACCCTTCAACATCCATTACAAATGGTGACTTCCTTCTGTGAGTGttcaaacaatatatttttgatttagAGGACAGACCTACTTACCTCAGAATAAACTTTTTCACATTTGAGACAAATAGTTTTCCACAGTAGTTTCTGCATCTAACTAGCACAATATAAATGATAACATACTCATACAGTGTTTCATACGTCTTTTTATAAAAGagtcacaaaaaaacaaacattttatttatcagaATTGTCAATGCCTCGTGATAATTTAGGGGCGGGATTGGCATTACCAATTAAAAAACATCTGCAAACTTTTAACCGCAATCATCACGTTGTTGCTAGGATACAAGGCAAGGGCAAAAGAGTATAATAATTCAATGAACACTACTAGGGCAACAATGAATAAGCACTGAAGTTTAGCTGCTGCTGACAACATCCTTCTCAAGCATGCCAGCCAGACCCACTTTTCTTCACAAACACACTCTTGATAAAAACCATCAAACCTTTCTGAGAGGAACAACATGTGAATATTCAAAATAAGAGAGACTGAATGtttatttccaaaaaaaaaaaaaaaaaaaaccttttgagaCCCCAGTCATTAGATCATAAATGTAAGAGGGTTCCTGAAAACAGATGACACACCCAACAGACAATCACACAGAGAGACCCTGATACAGGTAGATATTGATAAAGTGTAGGTCAAGTTCTGGTCTCATCCTCTGAGAGCCATTATTTGTGGCTGTGTCATCCGGTCTCTGAACTGAGTACAGATATATGGCCACTGTACAATGGTTTTATTTGGATAAACAAATGTGAACCTTTATGTATACATGTGTCTAAATGATGCTAGATTCACACTACACAATCATTTCCAGCTGCCTTGCATACTCGATGACTTGTTGGGCCAGTTCTGTGGAGGGGATATTCACTTCCTCTGTCTTTTGGTGCTGGGTACTAAATGAGTAGTATCCATCAGGACTCTGGGTCCATCCTCTCTGCAGAGCAAAAAACCAAACCATGAACATATAAATATCTTCTCATTAAATAACATTGAGATTAAACAATAGTGTGTGCGATTATTGATTAATCATCTGACCATGGCTATTTGATCTAATCGCAATTATTGGAGAGAACCGCAAGAACTGTGCagttaaatttcatattttgccCCCAAAAAAAGTGACACGCTTAAAGAAATGCCATCAAATGCGTGATAGGGGAGTCATAATCTGCCAGGGAGTAAAGAATAAAGAATATAAAACAAACTGTTATAAAGTACACAAAGATAGGTTTTCCTTCACACAAAATAAGGGTTTGCggttttaatgtattatattatattacaaataattattgaatgttaaatattaataattttcacAGCATTAGAGTAAATATGGGTCTATTTTATcatgtttattatattatatacaattcCAAGCAAAAAAAAGTGACAACACAAATACAATAGGCGTATTTGAATGATAATTAATCCTCCGACAGCACAAAATTCATGATCGTATTTGACAAACACATTGAACACTTACTTTCTTCGCATATTCTGTCATCTTTTTTGGAGAGGAAAAGAAAAGCACCCGTGTGGCCTCATTGAATTGAATCTGTTCATATGCTTTCTCTATACAACCTGCAATCTCATctctaaaaacaaaacacaaaatatttaaattatcatAAATCAATAAAGACCAAACGATCCAAAACATGACAATTAAGACTATGAATAAACCTACCTAATGGTATCAAGAAGAATGTCAATGAAGAAGGTGTAGCTCTCAGCAGGGATGTTTCCTTTGGCAAGGAAGACCTTGTTGTAACTGCCCTCCATCAGATACTGTAAGGAAGCAGCAAAAAGGTAGGAAACAAAGCAGACATCGTCGAATGCATTCAATATAGTAATGAGTAAAAAGTGTCCCACACCTGCTCTAATGAAACTGGGTGTCTGATGTAGACATTGGTCTGGATGTCTTTTGCGCTCAATCTTTCCAGCTCTGTGTGGAACTCAGACACTCTGTTCTGAGAGAGCAGGAAGAGCAAGTTGAGACCCAGTAACTGGTGCCTGTAGGCCGACTCGGGCAACTCATCCCTGTGACGTTTAAGAAGAGAggaaagtgtaacagaagcaaaCAAAAAGCCAGCAAAACAATTCAGGGTGAATGGTGCCGAAACTATGTTCAGAATCCCAATCTATTCTTGAAAGAAATACAGATCCCTAAcccttcacccaaaaatgaaaattgtgtcattaattactcaccctcatgttgttccaaacccttaagactttagttcatcttcagaacacaaatgatgatctttttgatgaaatccaagagcttttTGTCCTTtaatagacagctacgcaactgacacattgacgcttcaaaaagttcataaagagatcgtaaaacaaatccatatgaattgagtggtttagtccaaattttctgaagagactaaatcactttatatgatgaatagatttaacttaagcttttattcacatataaacattaatcagctcacacatcagttgtggtaaaaggaagctcaagcatgtttgctttaCGGTCGAGAAACGCTCATGTGCTTccacaagaggtttgttcttgcgcGTCAAGCAAATTCTGTTGGGCTTTTGTTGATGTTCACTAATCAACGTTTATATGTGAACAAAAggctaaattcaatctgttaataatcatataaagcgatcgtgcctcttcagaaaatttggacctaactgctcaattcatatggattagttttacaatttctttattaactttttgaagtatcagttgtgtagctgtctatggagggacagaaatctctcagatttcatcaaaaatatcttaatttgtgttccgaagatgaacataAGTctaatgggtttggaacgacatgagggtaagtgattcatgacagaattttcatttttgggtgaaccctttaaataaataataagtgATAATAGCAATTAGATTTAAGACCACAAAATGTCATTACTTGTAATCAAAGTAATAACACTTAAGCTGAGCCATGTAGCGTTCAAAGGAAGGGATGTCTTTCTTCAGGATGCTCCATAGTGCTCCAATCTCCAAAACATCTCctatgaaaaaaataacaatattaataataaataattaaagcaCCTAATTTCAGCTAAAAACAACTGATTCAACTGCTGTCAAACCTTCATAGATACTCACTGGCAAGAATAAGCTGCTGTTTGGTTAGTTTGGTCCCAGTAGTTGGTAAAAAGTTCAGTTCCAACAGGGatatctacaaaaaaaaaaaaaaaattaaatgtaaagtcTACATGACagcttaacaaaaaaaaaaaaaaaaaaaaaaaattatatatatattactatagAATATAGAAACAATGACAATCGAAAAGGTTAAATTCATGAGCGAAGGACTTAAATAAAAAGGTTTGCAACTGTAAtttgtgaaagaaaaaaaaacacttcataTAAATGAATAGTCAGTTCACACACACTCGTTTTGTGTCACTACTGTATGAATCCGCTGTCTGCTAGCTAACTTGCTACTTTGGCGACGAACAAACCCAAAGCCACACAACTCACAAAAAATTTCACCTATAATTTATGacataaataaactaaaacacaTAATGTGTTCGTTGGTAAACGGGAATCAACCGGACTGCATAGTTCTAGATAGCAGCACTAGCGCTAACTGCTCATCACACCACAACCACAGCTCATTTCTGCAATTTAAGAGTAATGTTACTGTTACATATCATCGAGCGTACCTTTAACTTGCTCAGGATCTCACCGCATTTGTTAAGATTTGGACTCTTTTTATTCCACTCGGTTTTCAACGTTTCATACAACCCCGCAGTCTCTTTCAACACAGACGCCATGGTGATTCTGCAAAAACGTACGACACCGGCCAGTCAGAATACGGCAGTACGCTGTCGTAAAGAATGTTGGTGCTACCATGGAAACCAGGAAACGCGGATAAGTGGCATTTTAGGGGGTGTGATATTGGGTGATACCACTGCAGTTTGGTTACTGAAATATATCATTTTTCCTTTTGAAATATTATGTCCTTAACTATTAAGTTATACAGTTATATTGAGGTCTACACCAAGTGCCTgtttcaaattttctgaaaacATGACATAGGCCTTGCTTAATTAATTCtcgtaatgtaatttatttactactcaattcttattttatttatgtgaaCAGAACTGATTCTAACTGCTGTGTACTTAGTAAAAAAAAGGAGGCTATTTACAGTGCCgttgttacattgtaattactcaaataagtactgagtactatcaGGACACTGCGTTAGCTAGTTCTGTGATATAATTAGAACATACCTGATTAAAAAGCAGTGTAATCTAAAATGTTAGAATTTTTAACGATTTTATGTTATAATTGTCTATTAAAGGcacaatttgtaataattttgtccgctagatgtcgctagaagcctattcaaaacaaaggcgtagtttgatgacgccaagtttgagcgcagaatcttgggacatgtgatcTCCACCTCAACGGACAGTGAAAaagaatcgggataggactcgggaaaaaatcatgttcatggatgtgattattaacgttactgtagtatgaagcagagcaggatcgagtgttgtgggagctgaacgaggagctggagcggtTGCGCAACATACGCCAcaagcagcgggacttttattatgacacagtcgccggctctgcttccgcttttccggtcatgagtatgaggtaacacagctctgtttatcatattagatacatttgagtgcgttgaaaatgatgttataacattactctgtgagttcgctcggcggctgctgtgagacactgtttcacactgcagtaagatagatcgattttagaatatcatattaaatgcaggATGTCTTGTGatgataaatgacatgcaattcattttaaaacatattgtatgatggagaaaattctgtattactgttactaaaaataaagctgcatctgattatgctatgttagctatttgACAGAAtactgtttttctctgaggcatgataaagcatggtactcgcaaaaaatcaaactaaacgtgttgagctataataaaaataattagttttctgtccataaatatatcaaatcaGTTGTTCCCTtattgtctattaaaacatgtaatatattaaagtgtctttggtgtttccatggtttctataaaataaaaccggaaactgagggtaacgcgggtatgacgcaattgacaggcgactcctcacatgtcccggagccttggttaaaattgtaattttctcacgatttacaaatagttggaaacatttgggatattgtaagtactcaagtgaacttaatatataaaactggcctagtggtttttggatattttactacaaaaatattacatattgcacctttaaatacatatttcaaGGTGCACTGAGGAGAATTTATAATGCGCATTGACAAAATTGCTCTTTGGAGGAAGAACAACAACCCACAACGAGCATGGTCATTCAGAGAAAAGAGATGAACAAATTGTTGTTTAAATCTGTAGtcatttatcttttttaattGTGATCACTCGCCCGTTTAAAGTGGAGTTGGTGGGGGTCATTAAATGATGCATCGACGCCCTCTGCTGGACACTGACGGCAGCGACAGCGTCGTTACTATAGTAGTGTAATAACCTGAAATAATGACAGGGCGCAGATCGGATGGTCTCTACTGCGTTATATTTGTAATAATCTATCAATACATGTGTGAATTATTGCGTTATATTATGCTTCAATCGGTTATGACATGGCTGAAAGAGGACATGCGCAGTTGGAAGGACACAAAGAGGAAGGAGTGGGTGGTGGAGGCGGATGAAATCTATTCATTCCGATATTTCTGTCACTCCAGTCAGCGATGGGACAGTCGTAAAGGTCCAAGCCACACCCGTAACTGTAAGCAATATTCAACCACAACTTCAAATGCGACCAATCAATGGGGGTAAACAACACGGAAAGCCACGCCCCTTATACATACTTCATAAAAATGCCTTTTAGTGAGGGGGCAAATggttaattttagcatttatcaCAAAGAAGCCAATCCTCCACTGTAATGTTTGAGGTCGCACCACCCCTTATTTGTGATGTTTAACAAACAGGGCCAATCACAGCCTCCAGTGTTTCATCAAAACAGACTCCTTTGTCATAAAAACATCCGGACCCAAGGTGAAGCTGTACAGACAACCGcctgtttgttattgttatacTCTTTAGTCACATCTAAAATGTGCTTCTTGATTACCAGTTTCATTgacaatgaatatatatatatatatatatatatatatatatatatatatatatatatatatatatatatatatatcatcatatacgaaattaaattaaaatagttgTTCAAGTCAAGGTTAAAATTTCATTATCATTGAACGTTACGTCTTATCTAATCGTATGGCCTATGTTTACAACGTGAAACAAGATAATGTCATTCCGTTTAATGCAGTCAATATTTTCCTAGTGTTACAGTGAAATGGACATGTTATATCGTGCCGAGTTAAAGGGCAACATACGTAATTATACAGCAATAttaacagcaacaataacagtaCGTTGTTTATTAATCAGGCGATCGCGCCGGGCCTCTGTTTCCTGCTTGTGAGAGCTGTGCTTGGGTCCTGACGCGGAGCCCGTGCAGGGCCGTACTGGAGACCCCGCGCCGCCTGCACCTCTATCGTCTCGGGTGAGTTTGATACAATGTAGCAATTTCTCTATAATTCTCAATAACTATTGCAACGCTGCAACATTCGCATGCGGACCTCACCTCTTCCCGCTTCATTCAGCCGGCCCGGTGCATAGGTCGGTTAATAGGTTGAGTTTACAGCGAATTCCCAAGCATACCCCCTTGATCCAAGAGTATTCCAACATAAACTCATATTTAGCAGGGATAAAGATAGGCTACGCAATTGCTTCTATTGGAGCCCGAACACAAAATATTCATTAATTATGTGCACTGGCTCCAGTGAATGCGTTCGTACGGCAGAAATAATACGTGTTTACAGTCAGTTATTGTCAGATTTGTTCGTATTGCGTCTGTAAACGCACATATTACAGCTAGGAAGCTAGCTAGCCACAGCTAACTGAATCTGCTGCAGAACGAGCGTCAAAAAAAGCGATTTAAAGGCGCTCTGTGTTAGTAAATCTGTAAAATGGTCGCAAATAAAAGTATCTGCACCAGTGGGAATGTCGAGCGAGTTATTACATCTTTGCAAATGCGCAAAATAACCGCTGTGTCCTGCAGGTCCAGAGTGTCCATTCATGTCTCTTCTGATGTGAGATCCTCTCAAAATGACCTAAAGTAGGTCTCTGACAGAAGAAGTTTCGCAGATATTTGTTAATGATGCTCTGTGTGCTATTCAGAGTCTGTTTGCCCCCAACAAACATTAGTGGCGTCCCCGCCTACCTCATCCTCATTTTGTGGTTTTGATTTGTTTAGATCGAGACTGTGAACATGAGCAGGGCAGCGACTCACCAAAGTCTGACTAATGCTTGAAAATAGTTTGTAAATCGTGATATTTGACACTCGGTGGTGTTTTTCTTTGCGTAAAACAGTGTGAGGTGATGCGCGCGCTTTTTCCTCTTACCTCTCGCGCTAGACAGTGCACGAAAGTTCAGCTGCTGCCTTCAAAGGATGTGAAAGCGATCACTCTCTTTTTACTGCTGTAATAGTTGCTCGTTAAAGCCTCAGAATACTCTAGATTTCAGTATAATTTGGTATTATCGATAATGAATGTGTAGTTGAGCATTAAACAATCCATAAAGTGTTTTAATGATGGAAGTCAATATCAAATATCTATATGGATGAAACCAAGGCTTGCTCACTTGTTCTGTTatgtttctttatataattaaaaaaaaaaaaaaatcgctgtTTTGACTCATGATGCACATTGACGAAAGATTTACATTTAGTCtgcttttaatattatttgcaaTTTTGTCAACAGTCTGATTTATATTCTTAGATTGAAATTGATAGCatctgaaacttttttttttatgctgacTGATGTTCTGCTTTATTTTCACCAGTGTACATGATTTGATTCCAATAACAAAATTCCAATAACACATTTCACTAGTAGGAAGTATTTGCTTGAAGATTTGCGGTGAGGTTTGTGTAAGGTTTAACAGATTTGTAAAAAAGGGTTAATgtttgtgcactttttttttcttctttttttttttttacagttgaCATGGATGATGAAGATGGCAGGTGCTTGCTAGATGTAATTTGGTAAGTTGTTACACCAAAACGTTGTACATCACTTGAAGTTTGAATGTTTGTTGTTGTGTAGACCCAGCTGAATAACATCTTTCTTGTTGTACAGTGACCCAGAAGCACTCAATGATTTTCTTCATGGATCAGAAACACAAGTGAGTACTTAAAGTgaagaagacaaaaaaaaaaaaaaaaaacgtgttcAGTTTTTCACTGTATGACAGAGCCAAACTTCCACTTTGAAAGTGTAACCCAGATACATCACAAAAACAGCACACCCACCAACAGGAATTCCCAGAACCTTCTGATCTTTTCCGGGTTATGTTTACATTTCTGCCCCTAAACCGGTTGTCCAGCTTATTGATCTTTTCTTTAATTTcaatcctgattttttttttttccctctttggTTAATTCACGTATATGATATACTAATCTAATTTTCCTCTCTTTTGACTCCTGTTTTCTTTCTTGTTTGCTTGGCCTTTTAACTTGGTTATGCCTGCATTTTGTTCTGGTTGATTGGTGCACTGTCCTCACTTTGCTCTTCCCTTTGCCTTTCCCTCTTTGTCTGCCTATTTGCCCTTTGTGCATCTGCTCCCTGTCGCTTTCACACGCCTGTCTGTGTGCTGTGGTGATTTCTGCCTGTCCTATCCCTGGGTATATCTGTCTGTAGCTGGACACTGATGACCTTTTGGATGGCTCAAGTGACCCGTCCAGCTCATTCTTCTCCAGCTCTGGGGTGAGTAATATCCCCCATTTGCGCCAACCTCCTGTCTCCATCCTTTTTTGTAGCATCTGCTCCTCGGCCCCACCATCCAAATCAGATGCATCGTGCACCAGATCTGCGTCTACAGCAGTCAGTCCCAAAGGCCTACCACCATCCCAGATCCATCCCTGCCATCTTATTTTTCCATCTTTCTGAATGTGTGGCTAGGTTGAAGGGCTAACATTGgtctttttgtgtttttcaggGCCACATTCCTGAGGTCCAACCACAGGCTCAGCTGTCAACAAATGAGCCAGGCCTTCCAAGAGTCAGCGTTGATTTGGACTTCCTGGAGGATGATGACATCTTGGGGGGATCGCCGGGAGGAGACAATGGAAGCAATGGTGTTGGGGCAAATCATGAGCCCTGTGACATTTTGCAGCAGAGTCTGGCAGAGGCTAACATCACAGAGCAGAGCCTTCAAGAGGCAGA
The Megalobrama amblycephala isolate DHTTF-2021 linkage group LG19, ASM1881202v1, whole genome shotgun sequence DNA segment above includes these coding regions:
- the psmd8 gene encoding 26S proteasome non-ATPase regulatory subunit 8, with amino-acid sequence MASVLKETAGLYETLKTEWNKKSPNLNKCGEILSKLKISLLELNFLPTTGTKLTKQQLILARDVLEIGALWSILKKDIPSFERYMAQLKCYYFDYKDELPESAYRHQLLGLNLLFLLSQNRVSEFHTELERLSAKDIQTNVYIRHPVSLEQYLMEGSYNKVFLAKGNIPAESYTFFIDILLDTIRDEIAGCIEKAYEQIQFNEATRVLFFSSPKKMTEYAKKRGWTQSPDGYYSFSTQHQKTEEVNIPSTELAQQVIEYARQLEMIV